From one Methanobrevibacter woesei genomic stretch:
- a CDS encoding UvrD-helicase domain-containing protein, which translates to MITYEEFEEIVVNTLKRDISSNEEQKKSILSNVNQSQFIVAGPGSGKTTVIVLKILKYIFVDDINPSEIISTTFTRKAADELYSRILNWGDQIKNILLEKYGDDFNKISALVRIDFNQIIIGTIDSVAEELIRIHRAPGENSPTLIEGFVAKSAMINTGLLKNDRYLNEDLQDFLKEFDGREKLNDPSKMSRILINLKDRLYFDQVDFNEVYENVKNNPGAVEALNAIADYEKELKKRNLLDFPMLEEEFLKRLRENQLNEFLNNVKVILVDEYQDTNLIQEKIYFTIAKSALENNGNITVVGDDDQSLYRFRGATVDLFTSFKERANEKLGIEVEEINLRTNYRSTEKIINQCNSFVELDKKYQSARVHNKPKIIAPNFKENEMPILGMFRNNPEMLSRDLSNLIGKLINKGEVEVPVYRVITREYNEIMNSSLSRDEKQKEKQKYLKEGKKIKNITLKLDKENGSASDIAILTYSPKETNNNGRLFPFYLRKHLSRLREPISVFNPRGKDLQEVYEVSIFCGLILECIDPESKVQEDDKQIPMLARRNMRKWRSNAHEYIKEDPQPHYPLSLEEFVRAWQEREPIGHEKWPESASLMELAYKLITWIEELQDDVEGIVYLEAITQSITQTGFFNKYSANIVHGNEKEEYESIKEAIWNIFIPIATGDVEIDEALLETLPNDRINLMSIHQSKGLEFPLVVVDVGSKFKKNEAKTQNLRFPKMPSKKKSLEDTVRNYSSLGKLERSEKDRSFDDLVRLYFVAFSRAENVLLLIGLTQGIDGYSDKNELKTIPNVALGWSRDEKFIGFNEMYMI; encoded by the coding sequence ATGATTACTTATGAAGAATTTGAGGAAATTGTTGTAAATACATTAAAAAGAGATATTTCTTCAAATGAAGAACAGAAAAAATCAATATTATCCAATGTAAATCAATCTCAATTTATTGTTGCAGGTCCAGGTTCTGGTAAAACAACAGTTATCGTGCTTAAAATCTTAAAATATATTTTTGTAGATGATATAAATCCAAGTGAAATAATTTCAACAACATTTACTAGAAAAGCTGCTGATGAACTTTACTCACGTATTCTAAATTGGGGAGATCAAATTAAAAATATACTTCTTGAAAAATACGGAGATGATTTTAATAAAATATCAGCTCTTGTAAGAATTGATTTTAACCAAATTATAATAGGAACCATTGATAGTGTTGCAGAGGAATTAATAAGAATTCATAGGGCTCCTGGTGAAAATTCACCAACATTAATTGAGGGGTTTGTAGCAAAGTCTGCAATGATAAATACTGGACTTTTAAAAAATGACAGATATCTTAATGAAGACCTTCAAGACTTTTTAAAAGAGTTTGATGGAAGGGAAAAACTAAATGACCCCTCTAAAATGAGTAGAATATTAATTAACCTAAAAGATAGACTTTACTTTGACCAAGTAGATTTTAATGAAGTATATGAAAATGTGAAAAATAATCCTGGAGCTGTAGAAGCATTAAATGCAATTGCAGACTATGAAAAAGAATTGAAAAAGCGTAACCTCCTTGATTTTCCAATGCTTGAAGAAGAGTTTCTAAAAAGACTTAGAGAAAATCAATTAAATGAATTTTTAAATAATGTTAAAGTAATTCTTGTTGATGAATATCAGGATACAAATCTAATCCAGGAAAAAATCTATTTTACAATAGCTAAATCTGCTTTAGAAAATAATGGAAACATAACTGTAGTTGGAGATGATGATCAATCCCTTTATAGATTTAGAGGAGCTACAGTTGACTTATTTACTAGTTTTAAAGAACGTGCAAATGAAAAACTTGGAATTGAAGTTGAAGAGATTAATTTAAGAACAAATTATCGTTCAACTGAAAAAATAATTAACCAATGTAACAGTTTTGTTGAGCTTGATAAAAAATACCAGTCAGCAAGAGTACACAACAAACCTAAAATCATTGCTCCTAATTTCAAAGAAAATGAAATGCCAATTCTTGGAATGTTTAGAAATAACCCTGAAATGCTATCCAGGGATTTATCTAATCTTATAGGAAAACTAATCAACAAAGGAGAAGTTGAAGTACCTGTTTACAGAGTCATTACAAGAGAATATAATGAGATAATGAATAGCTCTCTTTCACGTGATGAAAAACAGAAAGAAAAACAAAAATATCTTAAAGAGGGTAAAAAAATTAAAAATATAACTCTTAAACTAGACAAAGAAAATGGTTCTGCATCAGATATAGCTATTTTAACTTATTCTCCAAAAGAAACCAATAATAATGGAAGGTTATTCCCATTTTATCTTAGAAAACATTTATCCAGATTAAGAGAACCTATTAGTGTATTTAATCCACGTGGAAAAGACCTTCAGGAAGTTTATGAAGTATCTATTTTCTGCGGATTAATATTGGAATGTATTGACCCTGAAAGTAAAGTTCAGGAGGATGATAAACAAATTCCAATGCTTGCAAGAAGAAATATGCGCAAATGGAGATCAAATGCCCATGAATATATAAAAGAAGACCCTCAACCACATTATCCTCTATCTTTAGAAGAATTCGTAAGAGCCTGGCAAGAAAGAGAACCAATAGGGCATGAAAAATGGCCAGAATCAGCTAGTTTAATGGAACTTGCATATAAATTAATTACATGGATTGAAGAACTGCAAGATGATGTTGAAGGAATTGTTTATTTAGAAGCTATTACTCAATCAATTACTCAAACAGGATTCTTTAATAAATATTCTGCCAATATTGTTCATGGAAACGAAAAAGAAGAATATGAAAGTATAAAAGAAGCAATCTGGAATATTTTCATCCCCATAGCTACAGGTGATGTTGAAATTGATGAAGCTCTTCTAGAAACTTTGCCTAATGACAGAATAAACTTAATGTCCATTCATCAATCAAAAGGACTTGAATTTCCTCTCGTAGTTGTTGATGTTGGTTCTAAATTTAAGAAAAATGAAGCAAAGACACAGAATCTAAGATTCCCAAAGATGCCTTCCAAAAAGAAATCATTAGAAGACACAGTTAGAAATTATAGTTCTTTAGGAAAATTAGAAAGAAGTGAGAAAGACAGATCATTTGATGATTTAGTGAGACTTTATTTTGTAGCTTTTTCAAGAGCAGAAAATGTCTTGCTTTTAATAGGACTTACACAAGGAATTGACGGATATTCTGATAAAAATGAACTTAAAACCATCCCTAACGTTGCATTAGGATGGAGTAGAGATGAGAAATTTATTGGATTTAATGAAATGTATATGATATAG
- a CDS encoding DEAD/DEAH box helicase → MDSSDIEPIDRFKNDIRYRDKIVHVETIPSKKAKYKKIDNLNGCIIDYLESKGVKLYEHQAEAYEHIQNKENIIITTPTASGKTLAFNLPIMETMIEDEEATALYIYPAKALSNDQLHVLENLEEELDIKTNPRTYDGDTPKDERYGIRQKSRIVLTNPYQLHLILSWHHQWKRFYTNLKYIVIDESHYYKGVFGSNVAFLIRRLKRIANNYGSNPQFILSSATLANPLELANKLTGEEFVLIDKDTSPSGEKDFILYNPFINKKKNKRNSKSPSVHVETEEIFLYLIFKNIQTLCFTVSRKMAELIARWSKNEINNIKAKLVDRVAAYRAGYRPEERREIEEGLKSRKYLGVTCTNALELGINIGSLDAVIISGYPGTMVSVWQQSGRAGRSNQKSLAILIAFENQLDQYFMNNPDFFFDKPHENVFIDLNNNILRNAHILCAAKEHSLTSEECNKYFNAPVEILDNLVERKDLRKTPRGTYVYPYDDNPAFNHSLDQLSNEEFRVFYNRQILETMGRSQVYREAHEGAVLINKGESYIVNKLNLRNNTVNVVKEDVDYHTVVLNKVNINIKRKISKTKFGDLTIHFGELTVTEDYYKYKKIQFSKTLGSFDLDLPPLRFTTKGLWFTIPAYIEDEVEELYSGDSIFAGGLHGVEHALIGLFPLHVMCDRSDIGGLSTKYHEDTQESTIFIYDGYEGGIGITEKAIEIFPELVKSTYDLLKNCDCVDGCPSCIYSPKCGNDNKPLHKKATKHILGYMCSKRDGSKSEVKEKSNEAINEEISNKKDSFEVEYEEAYDLYCQGDYFSSKEILNDILSKNKKNSDAWALIAMILYEQGDKQGAINFNKRALNLDSANEIANDLFFKLNNL, encoded by the coding sequence ATGGATAGCTCAGATATTGAACCAATTGACAGATTTAAAAATGATATTAGGTATAGGGATAAAATTGTCCATGTGGAAACTATTCCTTCAAAAAAAGCCAAATATAAAAAAATTGACAATCTGAATGGATGTATAATTGATTATTTAGAGTCTAAAGGTGTTAAATTATATGAACATCAGGCAGAAGCTTATGAGCATATCCAAAATAAGGAGAATATTATTATCACAACTCCCACTGCTTCAGGAAAAACCTTGGCTTTTAATCTTCCAATTATGGAAACAATGATTGAAGATGAAGAAGCCACAGCACTTTATATTTATCCTGCTAAGGCTCTTTCAAATGATCAGTTGCATGTTCTTGAAAATCTTGAAGAGGAGTTAGATATTAAAACAAATCCTAGAACTTATGATGGAGACACTCCAAAAGATGAAAGATATGGGATTCGTCAAAAGTCAAGAATTGTACTAACAAATCCATATCAGTTACATTTAATCCTTAGTTGGCATCATCAGTGGAAACGATTTTACACAAATCTAAAATATATTGTAATTGATGAATCTCATTATTATAAAGGAGTTTTTGGTTCCAATGTGGCGTTTCTTATTCGCAGATTGAAAAGAATTGCTAATAATTATGGTTCTAATCCTCAGTTTATTTTATCTTCAGCTACTTTAGCTAATCCTCTAGAACTGGCTAATAAATTAACTGGTGAAGAATTTGTTTTAATTGATAAAGATACTTCTCCAAGTGGTGAGAAAGATTTTATACTCTATAATCCTTTTATAAATAAGAAAAAAAATAAAAGAAATTCAAAATCACCTTCTGTGCATGTAGAAACTGAAGAAATATTTTTATATCTTATATTCAAGAATATTCAGACATTATGTTTCACTGTTTCACGTAAAATGGCTGAATTAATAGCTAGATGGTCTAAAAATGAAATCAATAATATTAAAGCTAAGCTTGTTGATAGAGTAGCTGCTTATAGGGCAGGTTATCGTCCTGAAGAAAGACGCGAAATTGAAGAAGGGTTAAAATCAAGGAAATATCTTGGAGTTACATGTACTAATGCATTAGAACTTGGAATTAATATAGGTTCTTTAGATGCAGTTATAATTTCAGGTTATCCTGGAACAATGGTTTCAGTATGGCAACAAAGTGGTAGGGCAGGTAGAAGTAATCAGAAATCATTAGCTATATTAATAGCATTTGAAAATCAGTTAGATCAGTATTTTATGAATAATCCTGATTTTTTCTTTGATAAACCTCATGAAAATGTTTTCATTGATTTAAATAACAATATTCTAAGGAATGCTCATATTTTATGTGCTGCTAAAGAACATTCTTTAACTTCTGAGGAATGTAATAAATACTTTAATGCTCCTGTTGAAATTTTGGATAATCTTGTTGAAAGAAAAGATTTAAGAAAAACACCTCGTGGAACTTATGTTTATCCTTATGATGATAATCCTGCATTTAATCATTCTCTAGACCAGTTATCTAATGAAGAGTTTAGAGTATTTTATAATCGTCAAATTTTAGAAACAATGGGGCGTTCTCAAGTTTATAGGGAAGCTCATGAAGGTGCAGTTTTAATTAACAAGGGTGAATCTTACATTGTTAATAAGTTAAATTTGAGAAATAATACAGTAAATGTTGTTAAAGAGGATGTAGATTATCATACTGTAGTTTTAAATAAGGTAAATATTAATATTAAGCGTAAAATATCTAAAACTAAATTTGGTGATTTAACAATTCATTTTGGAGAGTTGACTGTAACAGAAGATTATTACAAATATAAAAAAATACAGTTTTCGAAAACATTAGGATCTTTTGATTTGGATTTACCTCCTTTGAGGTTCACAACAAAAGGATTATGGTTTACAATTCCGGCATATATTGAAGATGAAGTAGAAGAGTTATATTCGGGTGATTCTATATTTGCAGGTGGTCTTCATGGTGTTGAACATGCTTTGATTGGTTTATTCCCACTTCATGTAATGTGTGATAGGTCTGATATAGGAGGATTATCTACTAAATATCATGAAGACACACAAGAATCCACTATTTTTATTTATGATGGTTATGAAGGTGGAATTGGAATTACAGAAAAGGCTATTGAAATATTTCCAGAATTAGTAAAGTCAACATATGATTTGCTTAAGAATTGTGATTGTGTTGATGGTTGTCCATCATGCATTTATTCTCCGAAATGTGGAAATGATAATAAACCTCTTCATAAAAAAGCAACCAAACATATTTTAGGTTATATGTGTAGTAAGAGGGATGGTTCTAAATCAGAAGTAAAAGAAAAAAGTAATGAAGCAATTAATGAAGAAATTTCTAATAAAAAAGATTCTTTTGAAGTAGAATATGAAGAAGCTTACGATTTATATTGTCAGGGAGATTATTTTTCTTCAAAAGAAATTTTAAATGATATTTTATCTAAAAACAAGAAAAATTCTGATGCATGGGCACTTATTGCTATGATATTATATGAGCAGGGAGATAAACAGGGAGCTATTAATTTCAATAAAAGAGCTTTAAATTTGGATTCTGCTAATGAAATAGCTAACGATTTATTTTTTAAATTAAATAATCTTTAA
- the hypA gene encoding hydrogenase maturation nickel metallochaperone HypA, translated as MHELSMAQGIIDAVLKTAEENDAVEVTEVSIEIGRLAMINPEQLRFMLSVLVENTIVENAKIEIEEIPVEIDCPECGFHGNAILDDLDHYAPMVSCPKCDNKRISILNGKDCIVKNIVIEKPDDKED; from the coding sequence ATGCACGAATTATCAATGGCTCAAGGAATAATAGATGCTGTTTTAAAAACTGCAGAGGAGAATGATGCAGTTGAAGTTACAGAAGTGTCTATTGAAATTGGAAGATTAGCTATGATAAATCCTGAACAGTTAAGATTTATGTTAAGTGTTCTTGTTGAGAATACCATAGTTGAAAATGCAAAAATTGAGATTGAAGAGATACCTGTTGAAATTGATTGTCCAGAGTGTGGTTTTCATGGAAATGCAATTTTAGATGATCTTGATCATTATGCTCCAATGGTTTCTTGCCCTAAATGTGATAATAAAAGAATTTCCATTTTAAATGGTAAAGATTGCATTGTTAAAAATATTGTTATTGAAAAACCGGATGATAAGGAGGATTAA
- the hypB gene encoding hydrogenase nickel incorporation protein HypB, translating to MHKVADIEVQKNIMDANRKLADKNRENFEDHGIFCVDFVGAIGSGKTTLIEDIIDNTDYSIGVIAGDVISEFDAGRIEKHDVPVVGLNTGKECHLDAHLVRHGVADLPLDDIDVLIIENVGNLICPVDFELGSHMRIVVVSVTEGDDTVEKHPLIFKDSDLIIINKIDLADAVGADTDKMIADAKALNPDVEVIKSNLKDGEGLEEIIAAINKRKDNI from the coding sequence ATGCATAAAGTTGCAGATATTGAAGTACAAAAAAATATTATGGATGCTAATAGAAAATTAGCTGATAAAAATAGGGAAAATTTTGAAGATCATGGCATTTTTTGTGTTGATTTTGTAGGAGCTATTGGTTCTGGTAAAACTACTTTAATTGAAGATATTATTGATAATACAGATTATAGTATTGGTGTAATAGCTGGAGATGTTATCAGTGAATTTGATGCAGGAAGAATTGAGAAACATGATGTTCCTGTTGTAGGTTTAAACACTGGTAAAGAATGTCATTTAGATGCACATTTAGTAAGACATGGAGTAGCTGATTTACCATTAGATGATATTGATGTATTAATCATTGAAAATGTAGGTAATTTAATCTGTCCTGTTGATTTTGAGCTTGGATCTCATATGAGAATTGTTGTTGTAAGTGTTACTGAAGGAGACGACACTGTTGAGAAACATCCTTTAATTTTCAAAGATTCAGATTTAATTATTATTAATAAAATTGATTTAGCTGATGCCGTTGGTGCCGACACCGATAAAATGATAGCTGATGCAAAAGCTTTAAATCCTGATGTTGAAGTTATTAAAAGTAACTTAAAAGATGGTGAAGGATTAGAAGAAATTATTGCAGCTATCAACAAACGTAAAGACAATATTTAA
- a CDS encoding DUF354 domain-containing protein — translation MISLKIWIDISNAPHVRFFKDIIKYLEAEGEDLIVTARKFGDIHKLMESYDIDFISVGKHGVSLYDKLNESTNRVAQLTDLINGEKIDVAVSKHSIELPRVAFGLGIPSLFILDNEHALAANKLTLPLCDRIITPEIISVWNLMKCGADPNSIIPYKGTSELMHFNNFNYNENIFADLNLELNHPKTILMRPEPSLASYLDTDCRQSVLSPIVDVLKDYANILVLPRFREQSEIFEDIENVTILKPPVDTSSLIKKCDLVIGAGGTMNRESAILQTPVISCYPGDTLSVDQFYINQGLMYRSNDTDDIIQKALNFIVNPHQEINFESDDLFNLILDNIYDLGK, via the coding sequence GTGATTTCATTGAAAATATGGATTGATATTTCTAATGCTCCTCATGTAAGATTTTTTAAGGACATTATTAAGTATTTGGAAGCTGAAGGTGAGGATTTAATTGTTACTGCAAGGAAATTTGGTGATATCCATAAATTAATGGAATCCTATGATATTGATTTTATTTCTGTAGGTAAACATGGAGTTAGTCTTTATGATAAACTTAATGAAAGTACTAATAGGGTAGCTCAGCTTACAGATTTAATTAATGGTGAAAAAATTGATGTAGCAGTTAGTAAACATTCTATTGAGCTTCCTCGTGTTGCTTTTGGTTTAGGTATTCCAAGCTTATTTATTTTAGATAATGAACATGCACTAGCTGCTAATAAATTAACCCTTCCTTTATGTGATAGGATTATAACTCCTGAAATTATTAGTGTATGGAATTTAATGAAATGTGGAGCTGATCCTAATTCAATTATTCCATATAAAGGAACTTCTGAATTAATGCATTTTAATAACTTTAACTATAATGAGAACATATTTGCTGATTTAAATCTTGAACTTAATCATCCTAAGACTATTTTAATGAGGCCGGAACCTTCTCTTGCTTCATATTTGGATACTGACTGCAGACAATCTGTATTATCTCCAATTGTTGATGTTTTAAAAGATTATGCAAATATTTTGGTATTGCCAAGATTTAGAGAACAGTCTGAAATTTTTGAAGATATTGAAAATGTCACTATTTTAAAACCCCCTGTTGATACTTCCAGTTTAATTAAAAAATGTGATTTAGTTATTGGGGCTGGAGGTACAATGAATAGGGAATCTGCTATTTTACAGACTCCTGTTATTTCTTGTTATCCTGGAGATACATTATCTGTTGATCAATTCTATATCAATCAGGGTTTAATGTATAGATCTAATGATACTGATGATATTATCCAAAAAGCATTGAATTTTATTGTTAATCCTCATCAGGAGATTAACTTTGAATCTGATGATTTGTTTAATTTAATTTTAGATAATATCTATGATTTAGGTAAATAA
- a CDS encoding DUF1890 domain-containing protein has protein sequence MKKALVLLGCPESPSQTPMAVYAANKLSELDYDVTVAANPAATKLVKVSDPKKVYVKSIVDLDRCLNDIKEGDYDLLVGFVHKDAAASFFITFYHLLQCESIALVFEKDMELLESYVDMVQENTDAKIVAVKAFHNPTPIRVRFDKVLEEL, from the coding sequence ATGAAAAAAGCATTAGTATTGCTTGGTTGTCCTGAATCTCCTTCTCAGACACCAATGGCAGTTTATGCAGCAAATAAGTTATCTGAATTAGATTATGATGTTACTGTGGCAGCAAATCCTGCAGCAACTAAACTTGTTAAAGTTTCAGATCCAAAAAAAGTTTATGTAAAAAGCATCGTTGATTTAGACAGATGTTTAAATGATATAAAAGAAGGAGATTATGATTTATTAGTTGGTTTTGTTCATAAAGATGCAGCTGCATCTTTCTTCATTACATTTTATCATTTATTGCAATGTGAATCAATAGCTCTTGTATTTGAAAAGGATATGGAGTTATTGGAAAGCTATGTTGATATGGTTCAGGAAAACACTGATGCTAAAATTGTTGCTGTTAAAGCTTTCCATAATCCAACTCCAATTAGAGTTAGATTTGATAAAGTATTGGAGGAGTTATAA
- a CDS encoding DUF1894 domain-containing protein has translation MSFCLDTYLQQSDDYEILASKTGFKDCAKIIRSKAPEVVNIKPGDEVLGVRVIGIPPVPIGINESKGTALIPYTKPCHGSAVIELPVDAEEIERIRKLNTK, from the coding sequence ATGTCTTTTTGTTTAGATACTTATCTTCAACAATCTGATGATTATGAAATTTTAGCATCTAAAACTGGTTTTAAAGACTGTGCTAAAATTATCCGTTCTAAAGCTCCAGAAGTTGTAAATATTAAACCTGGAGATGAAGTATTGGGTGTTAGGGTTATTGGAATTCCCCCGGTTCCAATTGGAATTAATGAATCCAAAGGAACTGCTTTAATCCCATATACTAAACCTTGTCATGGTTCTGCAGTAATAGAATTACCAGTTGATGCTGAAGAAATCGAAAGAATTAGAAAATTAAACACTAAATGA
- a CDS encoding methionine synthase, translated as MFSTVVGSFPVELETSPSFKDKFLNIFGLYDPYKSAIKKAVFHQLDSGVDIISDGQVRGDMVGSFSKYIPGMQFEHNSTIITSKIRAPVKEITVDDLKYAKSILKDYYSGSIPENKGVKGIITGPSTIVHSSRIESFYKNKNDAIIDLAHSLKHEVNAIMDKIDPKYIQVDEPFLSTGLVDFKTARKAIDIIGKGLDVPLAMHVCGNLNNVFKDLTKFNIDILDCEFAGNNINIGILEDNVNLIKGKKIGFGCLDTASTEVDSYDDVLNLVKRGIDAVGKENMILDPDCGLRKASVNVACKKLETMTKVLNEVK; from the coding sequence ATGTTTTCTACTGTTGTTGGAAGTTTCCCTGTAGAATTAGAAACTTCCCCTTCTTTTAAAGATAAATTTTTAAATATTTTTGGTCTTTATGATCCTTATAAATCAGCTATTAAAAAAGCTGTTTTTCATCAGTTAGACTCTGGTGTAGATATTATCTCTGATGGTCAGGTTAGAGGAGATATGGTTGGTTCTTTTTCTAAATATATTCCTGGAATGCAATTTGAGCACAATTCAACTATTATCACTTCTAAAATAAGGGCTCCTGTTAAAGAAATAACAGTTGATGACTTAAAATATGCTAAATCTATTTTAAAAGATTATTATTCTGGTTCTATCCCTGAAAATAAGGGAGTAAAAGGAATTATAACTGGACCTTCAACAATTGTTCATTCTTCTAGAATCGAGAGTTTTTATAAAAATAAGAATGATGCAATAATTGATTTGGCTCACAGCTTAAAACATGAAGTTAATGCAATTATGGATAAAATTGACCCTAAGTATATTCAAGTTGATGAACCTTTTTTATCTACTGGTTTAGTTGATTTTAAAACTGCACGTAAAGCTATTGATATTATTGGTAAAGGATTAGATGTTCCATTAGCTATGCATGTTTGCGGAAATTTAAATAATGTTTTTAAAGATTTAACTAAATTTAATATTGATATTCTGGACTGTGAATTTGCAGGAAATAATATTAATATTGGTATTTTAGAAGATAATGTAAATTTAATTAAAGGTAAAAAAATCGGGTTTGGTTGTTTAGACACTGCATCTACTGAAGTTGATTCTTATGATGATGTATTAAATCTTGTAAAAAGAGGTATTGATGCAGTAGGTAAAGAGAATATGATTTTAGATCCTGATTGTGGTCTTAGAAAAGCTAGTGTAAATGTTGCTTGTAAAAAATTAGAAACAATGACCAAAGTATTAAATGAGGTTAAATAG
- a CDS encoding thymidylate synthase, with the protein MVTHIKGNDIADCWEKIVVNIVNNGHYVNDERGSLTKECLNIVTEIKDPFSVGGKDFFGMGDALEKLENIRIPKGYFWEGDKLQTYADQFISPENPGFVYTYGNRLRAHFDNVDQIQESITRLKNCRESRRAISITWDQVIDSTSEEVPCMILIDFKIRDNVLYTTALWRSHDIYGAWFANAVGLTYCAKYVSEEIGDVKLGPITIHSISAHIYENNFDEAEKLAKSK; encoded by the coding sequence ATGGTTACTCATATCAAAGGTAATGATATAGCAGATTGTTGGGAGAAAATAGTTGTTAATATTGTTAATAATGGACATTATGTTAATGATGAACGCGGTTCTTTAACTAAAGAGTGTCTAAATATTGTTACTGAAATTAAAGACCCATTTAGTGTTGGTGGAAAGGATTTCTTTGGTATGGGTGATGCTTTAGAAAAGTTGGAAAATATTAGGATTCCTAAAGGTTATTTCTGGGAAGGAGACAAACTTCAAACCTATGCTGATCAGTTTATCAGCCCTGAAAATCCTGGTTTTGTTTATACTTATGGTAATCGTTTAAGAGCACATTTTGATAATGTTGATCAAATTCAAGAATCAATTACTCGTTTAAAAAATTGCAGAGAATCTAGAAGAGCTATTTCTATTACTTGGGATCAAGTTATTGATAGTACTTCAGAAGAAGTTCCATGTATGATTTTAATTGATTTTAAAATAAGAGATAATGTTTTATATACAACAGCATTATGGAGAAGTCATGATATTTATGGTGCTTGGTTTGCAAATGCTGTTGGTTTAACTTACTGTGCAAAATATGTATCAGAAGAGATTGGTGATGTAAAACTTGGTCCTATCACAATCCATTCTATTAGTGCACATATTTATGAAAATAATTTTGATGAAGCTGAAAAATTAGCTAAATCAAAATAA
- the cobM gene encoding precorrin-4 C(11)-methyltransferase: MKGKVIFIGAGPGDPDLITVKGKKAIENADVIIYAGSLVNEEVLDCKKEECEVYNSAYLNLDEIINIIKEAVAEDKLVARVHTGDPSIYGAIGEQIRELKANNIEYEIIPGVSSLFGTASALETELTLPEISQTVIITRPEGRTPKPPLESISSLSKHHATMCIFLGVGMIDKLVEELLEGYEITTPVSVVQKATWNDQKIVEGTLADIADKVKSANITKTAMVVVGDVLKPGDFTPSKLYDANFKHEYR; this comes from the coding sequence ATGAAAGGTAAAGTTATTTTTATTGGAGCAGGTCCTGGAGACCCAGATCTCATCACTGTAAAAGGAAAAAAAGCTATTGAAAATGCAGATGTTATCATTTATGCCGGTTCACTTGTCAATGAAGAAGTTTTAGACTGTAAAAAAGAAGAATGTGAAGTTTACAACAGTGCTTACTTAAATTTAGATGAAATTATCAACATTATCAAAGAAGCTGTAGCTGAAGACAAATTAGTAGCTAGAGTTCATACTGGTGATCCTTCAATATACGGTGCAATTGGAGAGCAAATCAGAGAATTAAAAGCAAATAATATCGAATATGAAATAATTCCTGGTGTAAGCTCATTATTTGGAACTGCATCTGCTTTAGAAACTGAGTTAACCTTACCTGAAATCTCACAAACAGTAATTATAACTCGTCCTGAAGGTAGAACACCAAAACCTCCTTTAGAAAGTATTTCAAGCCTATCAAAACATCATGCAACAATGTGCATCTTTTTAGGTGTTGGTATGATTGACAAACTTGTTGAAGAATTACTTGAAGGATATGAAATTACAACACCAGTTTCAGTAGTTCAAAAAGCAACATGGAACGACCAAAAGATAGTTGAAGGAACACTTGCAGATATTGCAGATAAAGTTAAAAGTGCCAATATAACAAAAACTGCAATGGTTGTAGTGGGAGATGTTTTAAAACCAGGTGATTTTACTCCATCTAAGTTATATGATGCAAACTTTAAACATGAATATAGATAA